One Microbacterium sp. No. 7 genomic window carries:
- a CDS encoding M20 metallopeptidase family protein — MTLLDEAQRLAPALTDLRARLHATPEVGLILPETQRIVLGELEGLGYEISTGTETTSVIAVLRGGRRDESRPRSVLLRGDMDALPVTEKTGLEFASTNGAMHACGHDFHATALVGAARLLAAHRDEIAGDVILMFQPGEEGFDGAGVMIREGLLDVLGRRPDAAFALHVLSNMLPAGVYEARAGAMLSASYRLIVEVRGKGGHGSMPYSARDPIQAGAEMITTLQSMLTRTVDPFDPAVLTVGLFQGGTKANVIADSARFEATVRMYSRENERLLAQRIGDTLEGVARAMGVEVAYELRTEYPVTLNDPDAVDFAERVVTEVVGPDRFRRRTFPLTGSEDFSRVLAEVPGAWILVGAHLPGLDPDSASPGHAPDADFDPAVLPHMSAVYAELAMRRLAELAT; from the coding sequence ATGACCCTGCTCGACGAGGCGCAGCGCCTCGCCCCCGCCCTCACCGACCTCCGTGCGCGCCTGCACGCGACGCCCGAGGTGGGCCTGATCCTCCCCGAGACGCAGCGCATCGTGCTCGGCGAGCTCGAGGGCCTCGGCTACGAGATCAGCACGGGCACCGAGACCACCTCCGTCATCGCCGTGCTCCGCGGCGGGCGCCGCGACGAGAGCAGGCCACGGTCCGTGCTGCTGCGCGGCGACATGGACGCCCTGCCCGTCACGGAGAAGACGGGCCTGGAGTTCGCCTCGACCAACGGTGCGATGCACGCGTGCGGCCACGACTTCCACGCGACGGCGCTCGTCGGCGCGGCGCGGCTGCTCGCGGCGCACCGCGACGAGATCGCGGGCGACGTGATCCTCATGTTCCAGCCCGGCGAGGAGGGCTTCGACGGCGCGGGCGTCATGATTCGCGAGGGCCTGCTCGACGTGCTCGGCCGGCGCCCGGATGCCGCGTTCGCGCTGCACGTGCTCTCGAACATGCTCCCGGCGGGCGTCTACGAGGCCCGCGCCGGTGCGATGCTGTCGGCCTCGTACCGGCTGATCGTCGAGGTGCGCGGCAAGGGCGGGCACGGCTCCATGCCCTACAGCGCGCGCGACCCGATCCAGGCCGGCGCGGAGATGATCACGACGCTGCAATCGATGCTCACCCGCACCGTCGACCCCTTCGACCCCGCGGTCCTCACGGTCGGACTGTTCCAGGGCGGCACGAAGGCGAACGTCATCGCCGACTCCGCACGCTTCGAGGCGACCGTGCGGATGTACAGCCGCGAGAACGAGCGACTGCTCGCGCAGCGCATCGGCGACACGCTCGAGGGCGTCGCCCGCGCGATGGGCGTCGAGGTCGCGTACGAGCTGCGCACGGAGTATCCGGTCACGCTCAACGACCCCGACGCGGTCGACTTCGCCGAGCGGGTCGTGACGGAGGTCGTGGGACCCGACCGGTTCCGGCGGCGCACGTTCCCGCTCACGGGCTCGGAGGACTTCTCCCGCGTGCTCGCCGAGGTGCCCGGCGCCTGGATCCTGGTGGGCGCCCACCTTCCCGGGCTCGACCCCGACTCGGCGTCGCCGGGGCACGCCCCCGACGCCGACTTCGATCCCGCGGTGCTGCCGCACATGAGCGCGGTCTACGCGGAGCTCGCGATGCGCAGGCTCGCCGAGCTCGCGACGTGA
- a CDS encoding ABC transporter substrate-binding protein gives MTRRHGGRLRWTLTAAVAAALLLTGCGSGGAAETPDGTGPGAAAEGGVLRIGTTTDVANWAPLNTTSITDMWVLNQLFPSLVTVGPDGELIPHLASSYEVNEAGDAVTIALDPDFAWSDGEPITADDVVYTLDQMREHTLIEGFSFIGSYAETVVNGPHDIVVKLSSPSVGMVDNFLFNMRVMPAHVYEDVPDITKLNISTDERYWVSGGSFTLSKVTPGQRYEFVRNEHYPLSAEGNEAVTGVEFDVYRDMNTMQLALQNGDLDLAAPGVPPTAVAPLSQQPDVEIISTENAGNFTRLMFNTHNPALGDVAVRNAIAGLIDNQQLVDNVLLGQGSVVTGPLPALQSTGLPDFPGHTVTPEEAEKTLADAGYAGLSLDLVCDQGNANHLKTAQLVRDDLAEAGITVNLKCAERATARATAAEGKFDLYVIKASSPYSAATVMSVYNHTTNWLGVNWGAAGDAETDALMDAALAATDPDAYTAAVAAAATRLDEQQYMVSLFTESLNVAYNSRRFTGYLASPFEQWSLVNAYSLSQVVPTGKEG, from the coding sequence ATGACTCGACGACACGGCGGACGACTTCGCTGGACGCTCACGGCCGCGGTGGCCGCGGCCCTTCTCCTCACCGGATGCGGCAGCGGCGGCGCCGCCGAGACGCCCGACGGCACCGGACCGGGCGCAGCGGCGGAGGGCGGCGTGCTGCGCATCGGCACGACGACCGACGTCGCGAACTGGGCGCCGCTGAACACCACGAGCATCACCGACATGTGGGTGCTCAACCAGCTGTTCCCCTCGCTCGTCACGGTGGGCCCCGACGGCGAGCTGATCCCGCACCTCGCCTCGTCGTACGAGGTCAACGAGGCCGGCGACGCCGTGACGATCGCACTCGATCCCGACTTCGCGTGGAGCGACGGCGAGCCGATCACGGCCGACGACGTCGTCTACACCCTCGACCAGATGCGCGAGCACACCCTCATCGAGGGCTTCAGCTTCATCGGCAGCTACGCCGAGACGGTCGTGAACGGACCGCACGACATCGTCGTGAAGCTCTCGTCGCCCTCGGTCGGCATGGTGGACAACTTCCTCTTCAACATGCGCGTCATGCCGGCGCACGTCTACGAGGACGTGCCCGACATCACGAAGCTGAACATCTCCACCGACGAGAGGTACTGGGTCAGCGGCGGCTCGTTCACGCTCAGCAAGGTGACGCCGGGTCAGCGCTACGAGTTCGTGCGCAACGAGCACTACCCGCTCTCGGCCGAGGGCAACGAGGCCGTCACGGGCGTGGAGTTCGACGTCTACCGCGACATGAACACGATGCAGCTCGCCCTGCAGAACGGCGATCTCGACCTCGCCGCCCCGGGCGTGCCGCCGACGGCGGTCGCGCCGCTCTCGCAGCAGCCCGACGTCGAGATCATCAGCACCGAGAACGCCGGGAACTTCACGCGCCTGATGTTCAACACGCACAACCCCGCGCTGGGCGACGTCGCGGTGCGGAACGCGATCGCGGGCCTCATCGACAACCAGCAGCTCGTCGACAACGTGCTGCTGGGGCAGGGCTCGGTCGTCACGGGTCCGCTCCCCGCGCTGCAGAGCACGGGCCTGCCCGACTTCCCCGGTCACACCGTGACGCCGGAAGAGGCCGAGAAGACGCTCGCCGACGCCGGCTACGCCGGCCTCTCGCTCGACCTGGTCTGCGACCAGGGCAACGCGAACCATCTGAAGACCGCGCAGCTCGTGCGCGACGACCTCGCCGAGGCCGGCATCACCGTCAACCTCAAGTGCGCCGAACGCGCGACGGCCCGTGCCACCGCCGCCGAGGGCAAGTTCGACCTGTACGTCATCAAGGCGTCGTCGCCGTACTCGGCGGCGACCGTGATGTCGGTCTACAACCACACGACGAACTGGCTGGGCGTCAACTGGGGCGCCGCGGGCGACGCCGAGACCGACGCGCTCATGGATGCCGCACTGGCCGCCACCGATCCCGATGCGTACACCGCGGCGGTCGCCGCCGCCGCGACGCGTCTCGACGAGCAGCAGTACATGGTGTCGCTGTTCACCGAGTCGCTCAACGTCGCCTACAACTCCCGCCGTTTCACGGGCTACCTCGCGTCGCCCTTCGAGCAGTGGAGCCTCGTGAACGCGTACTCGCTGTCGCAGGTCGTCCCCACCGGAAAGGAAGGCTGA
- a CDS encoding Lrp/AsnC family transcriptional regulator, translating into MGRRSGEEVDLQIAHALQIAPRASWSDLGDALGLSESTVARRWAHMTERGDAWLGAYVAAPHTRMAMVMLSLLPARFDDVVGELSRVGAVGTIEEVSGRWDLLVSVTATSVSRLARTVRVVRGLDGVTDSNVVVFSGLTHHAVRWRLDALSPAQAARVAELAPQPSYAPLSRIDAFDGELAHLLSLDARTPAATLARELSVSINKVRRRLARLMDSGWLSMRCDVSMGLSGHEFVVYLYFRVPPAQLPACATALGTLPEVRLVGQLAGPHNLMCTVLLRKPQDLQPFELRLAEICPEAQIFDRTVVMRAVKRIGRVLDDAGRVQQVVALDYLRGLVPGEV; encoded by the coding sequence ATGGGCAGACGGAGCGGCGAAGAGGTCGATCTGCAGATCGCGCACGCGCTGCAGATCGCGCCGCGGGCGTCGTGGTCCGATCTCGGCGACGCGCTCGGGCTCTCCGAGAGCACGGTCGCCCGCCGCTGGGCGCACATGACCGAGCGGGGAGACGCGTGGCTCGGCGCCTATGTCGCGGCGCCGCACACGCGCATGGCGATGGTCATGCTCTCGCTCCTCCCGGCACGCTTCGACGACGTCGTGGGCGAGCTGTCCCGGGTGGGCGCCGTCGGAACGATCGAGGAGGTGTCGGGACGCTGGGACCTGCTGGTCAGCGTGACCGCGACCTCCGTGTCGCGGCTGGCGCGGACGGTGCGGGTCGTCCGGGGGCTCGACGGCGTGACCGACTCCAACGTCGTGGTCTTCTCGGGGCTCACGCACCACGCCGTGCGGTGGCGGCTCGACGCGCTGAGCCCGGCGCAGGCCGCGCGCGTGGCGGAGCTCGCACCGCAGCCGTCGTACGCGCCGCTGTCGCGCATCGACGCGTTCGACGGCGAGCTCGCCCACCTGCTCTCGCTCGATGCGCGCACCCCCGCGGCGACCCTCGCGCGCGAGCTCTCGGTGAGCATCAACAAGGTGCGCCGCCGGCTCGCCCGCCTCATGGACTCCGGATGGCTGAGCATGCGCTGCGACGTGTCCATGGGACTCTCCGGTCACGAGTTCGTCGTCTATCTGTACTTCCGCGTGCCGCCCGCGCAGCTGCCGGCGTGCGCGACGGCGCTCGGCACGCTGCCCGAGGTGCGGCTCGTGGGACAGCTCGCGGGGCCGCACAACCTCATGTGCACCGTGCTGCTGCGCAAGCCGCAGGACCTGCAGCCGTTCGAGCTGCGGCTCGCGGAGATCTGTCCCGAGGCGCAGATCTTCGACCGCACCGTCGTGATGCGCGCGGTCAAGCGCATCGGCCGCGTGCTCGACGACGCGGGGCGCGTGCAGCAGGTCGTCGCGCTCGACTACCTGCGCGGCCTCGTCCCCGGCGAGGTCTGA
- a CDS encoding DUF559 domain-containing protein gives MRPLEELIAWLGAEGGVAHSRAAKAAGFTTHGIRMALAAGSVDRVRRSWLALPHADAELRHAARIGGRLTCLTRARRMGLWTPDHDGMHVAVAPTASRLDAGGVRVHWSYGPAAVVSTALEDPIVNVLFHVARCVPPADALAVWESAIRKKHVAPDVLEHVVWRSERAAAIAAVASELSDSGIETRLAVILRSMGVDFRQQVWTDGHPLDALIGARLAVQVDGFAHHQAQDRRRDLRADARLSLRGYTVLRFDYHQVLFDPSHVIAIISAAIAQGRHR, from the coding sequence ATGCGACCGCTCGAGGAACTCATCGCCTGGCTCGGCGCCGAGGGCGGCGTCGCGCATTCCCGCGCGGCGAAGGCGGCGGGGTTCACGACGCACGGCATCCGCATGGCGCTCGCGGCAGGGTCCGTGGACCGCGTGCGCCGCTCGTGGCTGGCGCTGCCGCACGCCGATGCCGAGCTCCGGCACGCCGCCCGGATCGGCGGGCGGCTCACCTGCCTCACGCGGGCCCGACGGATGGGGCTGTGGACGCCGGACCACGACGGCATGCACGTCGCCGTCGCACCCACCGCGTCGCGACTGGATGCCGGCGGCGTGCGCGTGCACTGGTCGTACGGCCCCGCGGCGGTCGTGTCCACAGCGCTGGAGGATCCGATCGTCAATGTGCTCTTCCACGTCGCCCGCTGCGTGCCGCCCGCCGACGCGCTGGCGGTGTGGGAGTCCGCCATCCGCAAGAAGCACGTCGCCCCCGACGTCCTGGAGCACGTCGTCTGGCGCAGCGAACGTGCCGCGGCGATCGCGGCCGTGGCATCCGAGCTCTCCGACTCGGGGATCGAGACGCGTCTCGCCGTCATCCTGCGCTCGATGGGCGTCGACTTCCGGCAGCAGGTGTGGACCGACGGGCATCCGCTCGACGCGTTGATCGGCGCACGCCTCGCGGTGCAGGTCGACGGCTTCGCCCACCATCAGGCCCAGGACCGGCGCCGCGACCTGCGCGCCGATGCGCGCCTGTCGCTGCGCGGGTACACCGTGCTGCGGTTCGACTACCACCAGGTGCTCTTCGACCCCTCCCACGTGATCGCGATCATCTCGGCCGCCATCGCCCAGGGCCGGCACCGGTGA
- a CDS encoding alpha/beta hydrolase: MAVSTIDVTTVALPGLAWDIAADIYFPADFDASKTYPVIVSAHPTGSCRAQTSGNVYGKALAEAGFVAVAFDASFQGDSGGEPRFTEDPGFRVSDFSYVIDYLVTQPYVDADRIGVLAICGGAGYAVAATMIDRRIKALTTVAGSNVGRLMREGFSNYDPMAMLEAVAAQRTAEARGAAGMVNDLLPPSVEFAKENGLTDIDVLEATEYYKTERGAAQNGRTSFFFTRQAPLALWDAYDRVETFLTQPLLVVIGDKPGAFASNRLGMELYGRAASKDKQLVVVEGASHYDLYDQSEPTAKALEAAVPFFRTHLAA; the protein is encoded by the coding sequence ATGGCTGTTTCCACCATCGATGTCACGACGGTCGCACTCCCCGGCCTGGCGTGGGACATCGCCGCCGACATCTACTTCCCGGCCGACTTCGACGCCAGCAAGACCTACCCCGTGATCGTCTCCGCCCACCCCACGGGCAGCTGCCGCGCGCAGACGTCGGGCAACGTCTACGGCAAGGCGCTCGCCGAGGCCGGCTTCGTCGCGGTCGCGTTCGACGCGAGCTTCCAGGGCGACAGCGGCGGCGAGCCCCGCTTCACCGAGGACCCGGGCTTCCGTGTCAGCGACTTCAGCTACGTCATCGACTACCTCGTGACCCAGCCCTACGTGGACGCCGACCGCATCGGCGTGCTCGCCATCTGCGGCGGGGCGGGATACGCCGTCGCCGCGACCATGATCGACCGCCGCATCAAGGCGCTCACCACCGTCGCGGGCTCGAACGTGGGCCGTCTCATGCGCGAGGGCTTCTCGAACTACGACCCGATGGCGATGCTCGAGGCCGTCGCCGCGCAGCGCACCGCCGAGGCGCGCGGCGCCGCGGGCATGGTCAACGACCTGCTGCCGCCGTCGGTGGAGTTCGCGAAGGAGAACGGTCTCACCGACATCGACGTGCTCGAGGCGACCGAGTACTACAAGACCGAGCGCGGTGCGGCCCAGAACGGACGCACGAGCTTCTTCTTCACGCGCCAGGCGCCGCTGGCCCTCTGGGACGCCTACGACCGCGTCGAGACGTTCCTCACGCAGCCGCTGCTCGTCGTGATCGGCGACAAGCCCGGCGCGTTCGCGTCGAACCGCCTCGGCATGGAGCTCTACGGCCGCGCCGCGTCGAAGGACAAGCAGCTCGTCGTGGTCGAGGGCGCCTCGCACTACGACCTGTACGACCAGTCGGAGCCGACCGCCAAGGCCCTCGAGGCCGCCGTGCCGTTCTTCCGCACGCACCTCGCCGCCTGA
- a CDS encoding helix-turn-helix domain-containing protein encodes MSPAAVRRPPQLRELGEFFRTRRNALDPADLGIAADTTRRRVSGLRREEVAQLASISSDYYTRIEQGRLTPSPPVLAALVRVLRLDDDQTDYAMSLLDHAAHVAAGSTSAPVRARAERPAVRPQLQRLLGQLTETPALVLGPRTDILAWNRLAERMYVTRFGELPKRELNYVRLMFTAPHLRELFADWPSVARSCVAILRREAVTSPDDPALSSLVGELTIADRDFGRWWAARGVARQDFGTKVLNHPEVGELTVDWDMFRYDSAPEQQLVLNTAHAGTPTEERLRLLMIED; translated from the coding sequence ATGAGCCCCGCCGCCGTCCGTCGTCCCCCGCAGCTGCGCGAACTGGGAGAGTTCTTCCGCACCCGCCGGAACGCCCTCGACCCGGCCGACCTCGGCATCGCCGCCGACACGACGCGCCGCCGCGTGAGCGGCCTGCGCCGCGAGGAGGTCGCGCAGCTGGCGAGCATCAGCAGCGACTACTACACGCGCATCGAGCAGGGACGCCTGACCCCGTCGCCGCCCGTGCTCGCGGCGCTCGTCCGCGTGCTGCGGCTCGACGACGACCAGACCGACTACGCCATGAGCCTGCTCGACCATGCGGCGCACGTCGCCGCCGGGTCGACGTCCGCACCGGTGCGCGCCCGCGCCGAGCGTCCGGCGGTGCGCCCGCAGCTCCAGCGCCTGCTCGGGCAGCTCACCGAGACGCCCGCGCTGGTGCTGGGCCCGCGCACCGACATCCTCGCCTGGAACCGCCTCGCCGAGCGGATGTACGTCACACGGTTCGGCGAGCTGCCGAAGAGGGAGCTCAACTACGTGCGCCTCATGTTCACGGCGCCGCACCTGCGCGAGCTGTTCGCCGACTGGCCGTCGGTCGCGCGCTCGTGCGTCGCGATCCTGCGTCGCGAGGCCGTCACGAGCCCCGACGACCCGGCGCTGTCGAGTCTCGTCGGCGAGCTCACCATCGCCGACCGCGACTTCGGGCGGTGGTGGGCGGCGAGGGGCGTCGCACGCCAGGACTTCGGCACGAAAGTGCTGAACCATCCGGAGGTGGGCGAGCTCACGGTCGACTGGGACATGTTCCGCTACGACTCGGCCCCCGAGCAGCAGCTCGTGCTGAACACCGCGCACGCCGGCACGCCGACGGAGGAGCGTCTTCGACTGCTGATGATCGAAGACTAG
- a CDS encoding acyl-CoA thioesterase domain-containing protein gives MTPEDGSRTPFFIVEHTDEGEVLHPTPLCRSGWGETIMRGPATCTALARETERVLHDAGGDGLVPARFSADLFRPALMVSSTVTGRVVHRSRRLAIVEATMSQGDRPVARSTTLFVRPGDAPDGDLWTVEAELPEPPPLERGGPDSPRLLLRGDGDWTPLAECERSAERKSAWVRANPAVAGEPISPFAFVASVADVTNMIAHWGAAGVQYINADVTLNLVRTPSGQECGLSTELRYARDGVSQGVAAVFDRDGLLGTTSIVAITSANAGDPRTSGTTR, from the coding sequence ATGACCCCCGAGGACGGCAGCCGCACCCCCTTCTTCATCGTGGAGCACACCGACGAGGGCGAGGTGCTGCATCCGACCCCGCTCTGCCGCTCCGGCTGGGGCGAGACGATCATGCGCGGACCCGCGACGTGCACGGCGCTCGCGCGGGAGACCGAGCGGGTGCTGCACGACGCCGGCGGCGACGGTCTCGTGCCGGCCCGCTTCTCGGCCGACCTGTTCCGTCCCGCGCTCATGGTGTCGTCGACCGTCACGGGCCGGGTCGTCCACCGGAGCCGGCGCCTGGCGATCGTCGAGGCCACGATGTCGCAGGGCGACCGGCCGGTCGCCCGCTCGACGACGCTCTTCGTGCGGCCCGGCGACGCGCCGGACGGAGACCTCTGGACGGTCGAGGCCGAGCTTCCCGAGCCCCCGCCGCTCGAGCGGGGCGGGCCCGACAGCCCGCGGCTGCTGCTCCGCGGCGACGGCGACTGGACGCCGCTGGCCGAGTGCGAGCGGTCGGCGGAGCGCAAGAGCGCCTGGGTGCGGGCGAATCCGGCGGTGGCCGGCGAGCCGATCTCCCCGTTCGCGTTCGTGGCGTCGGTCGCCGACGTGACGAACATGATCGCGCACTGGGGCGCCGCGGGGGTGCAGTACATCAACGCCGACGTGACGCTGAACCTCGTGCGCACGCCGAGCGGGCAGGAGTGCGGTCTGTCGACCGAGCTGCGCTACGCCCGCGACGGGGTGTCGCAGGGGGTCGCCGCGGTGTTCGACCGCGACGGCCTGCTCGGCACGACGTCGATCGTCGCGATCACGAGCGCGAACGCGGGCGACCCGCGCACCTCGGGCACCACCCGCTGA
- the ribH gene encoding 6,7-dimethyl-8-ribityllumazine synthase, with the protein MSGHGAPATTPVDAAGLDVVVVAGQWHDVITDGLIAGAARVLDASGARWRLVRVPGSFELPVACQAALDAGADAAVALGVIIRGGTPHFEFVSSAATDGLTRVALDAGKPVGFGVLTLDDEQQGIDRAGLPGSKEDKGAEAADAALRTALLLRELRAGVASA; encoded by the coding sequence ATGAGCGGCCACGGAGCACCCGCCACCACCCCCGTCGACGCGGCCGGACTGGACGTCGTCGTCGTCGCGGGCCAGTGGCACGACGTCATCACCGACGGCCTCATCGCCGGCGCCGCCCGCGTGCTCGACGCGTCGGGGGCGCGGTGGCGGCTCGTGCGCGTGCCGGGCTCGTTCGAGCTGCCGGTCGCCTGCCAGGCGGCGCTGGATGCCGGGGCCGACGCCGCCGTGGCGCTCGGCGTCATCATCCGCGGCGGCACGCCGCACTTCGAGTTCGTCTCGTCGGCGGCCACCGACGGCCTCACGCGCGTCGCCCTCGACGCGGGCAAGCCCGTCGGCTTCGGCGTGCTGACCCTCGACGACGAGCAGCAGGGCATCGACCGGGCCGGTCTGCCGGGCTCGAAGGAGGACAAGGGCGCCGAGGCGGCCGACGCGGCGCTGCGCACGGCGCTGCTGCTGCGCGAGCTGCGCGCCGGCGTGGCGTCGGCGTAG
- a CDS encoding bifunctional 3,4-dihydroxy-2-butanone-4-phosphate synthase/GTP cyclohydrolase II: MSLSTIPEALDALRAGRPVIVADDENRENEGDVILSAELATPEWLAWTIRWSSGFLCAPMPADWADRLDLPPMVSVNEDSRGTAYTVSVDAADRVSTGISASDRAHTFNVLADPSSTPSSLIRPGHVLPLRAVDGGVRERAGHTEAAVELMRLAGLQPVGVIGEVVADDGSMMRMPGLLEMGARENIPVITIEQLIAHLDGTSAASSDHAHRRRVSLRAEANVPTSHGSFRVLAYKDRVTGTDHLAIVSGEITGGPTTVRVHSECLTGEAFGSLKCECGPQLNAALDAIAASGGVVVYMRGHEGRGIGLINKLRAYSLQERGLDTVDANLALGLPADARDYAAAAGILTDLEIDQVRLLTNNADKVDQLRRFGIDVVEQVPLLVGVGPNNHQYLTTKRDRMGHLIDGAELDARLAEGEKR, encoded by the coding sequence ATGAGCCTGTCCACCATCCCCGAGGCCCTCGACGCGCTGCGCGCGGGGCGTCCCGTCATCGTCGCCGACGACGAGAACCGCGAGAACGAGGGCGACGTCATCCTGTCGGCCGAGCTCGCGACCCCGGAGTGGCTCGCGTGGACGATCCGCTGGTCGAGCGGCTTCCTGTGCGCGCCGATGCCCGCCGACTGGGCCGACCGCCTCGACCTGCCGCCCATGGTGAGCGTCAACGAGGACAGCCGCGGCACCGCCTACACCGTGAGCGTGGATGCCGCCGACCGCGTCTCGACGGGCATCAGCGCCTCCGACCGTGCGCACACCTTCAACGTGCTCGCCGACCCCTCCTCCACGCCCTCCTCGCTCATCCGTCCCGGGCACGTGCTGCCGCTGCGCGCCGTCGACGGCGGCGTGCGCGAGCGCGCGGGGCACACCGAGGCCGCCGTCGAGCTCATGCGGCTCGCCGGCCTGCAGCCGGTCGGCGTGATCGGCGAGGTCGTCGCCGACGACGGCAGCATGATGCGCATGCCGGGCCTGCTGGAGATGGGCGCGCGAGAGAACATCCCCGTCATCACGATCGAGCAGCTCATCGCGCACCTCGACGGCACGAGCGCCGCCTCGTCCGATCACGCGCACCGCCGGCGCGTGAGCCTGCGCGCCGAGGCGAACGTGCCGACCTCGCACGGCTCGTTCCGCGTGCTCGCCTACAAGGACCGCGTGACCGGCACCGATCACCTCGCGATCGTGTCGGGCGAGATCACGGGCGGGCCGACGACCGTGCGGGTGCACTCGGAGTGCCTGACGGGCGAGGCGTTCGGGTCGCTCAAGTGCGAGTGCGGCCCGCAGCTGAACGCGGCGCTCGACGCGATCGCGGCATCGGGCGGCGTCGTCGTCTACATGCGCGGCCACGAGGGCCGCGGCATCGGGCTCATCAACAAGCTGCGCGCCTACAGCCTGCAGGAGCGGGGCCTCGACACCGTCGACGCGAACCTCGCGCTGGGCCTGCCCGCCGACGCCCGCGACTACGCCGCGGCGGCCGGCATCCTCACCGACCTCGAGATCGACCAGGTGCGCCTGCTCACCAACAACGCCGACAAGGTCGACCAGCTGCGCCGGTTCGGCATCGACGTCGTCGAGCAGGTGCCGCTGCTGGTCGGCGTGGGCCCCAACAACCACCAGTACCTCACGACGAAGCGCGACCGCATGGGGCACCTCATCGACGGCGCCGAGCTCGACGCCCGGCTGGCAGAAGGAGAGAAGCGATGA
- a CDS encoding riboflavin synthase codes for MFTGIVEEKGEIVAVVPHGDGIRLTVRAPLAVSDASHGDSIAISGTCLTVADQDDDRFSADVMRQTLDMTTLGGFAPGTAVNVERAMAAHGRLGGHIVQGHVDGTGELLEVRPGAQWRVLRIGLPAHLAPLVVDKGSITVDGVSLTVSATSGAGDAEHWFEVSLIPETLQVTTLGDRVAGDRVNLETDILARHVQRLLAFTTRDEGGSR; via the coding sequence ATGTTCACCGGCATCGTGGAAGAGAAGGGCGAGATCGTCGCCGTCGTGCCGCACGGCGACGGCATCCGCCTGACCGTGCGCGCCCCGCTCGCCGTGAGCGACGCGTCGCACGGCGACTCCATCGCCATCAGCGGCACGTGCCTCACCGTGGCCGATCAGGACGACGACCGGTTCAGCGCCGACGTCATGCGCCAGACCCTCGACATGACGACGCTCGGCGGCTTCGCGCCGGGGACGGCCGTCAACGTCGAGCGGGCGATGGCGGCGCACGGGCGCCTGGGCGGGCACATCGTGCAGGGCCACGTCGACGGCACCGGAGAGCTGCTCGAGGTGCGTCCGGGCGCGCAGTGGCGCGTGCTGCGCATCGGACTGCCCGCGCACCTCGCCCCGCTCGTCGTCGACAAGGGCTCGATCACGGTCGACGGCGTGTCGCTCACGGTCTCGGCCACGAGCGGCGCCGGCGACGCCGAGCACTGGTTCGAGGTGTCGCTCATCCCCGAGACCCTGCAGGTCACGACGCTCGGCGACCGCGTCGCGGGCGACCGCGTCAACCTCGAGACCGACATCCTGGCGCGCCACGTGCAGCGCCTGCTGGCTTTCACCACCCGAGACGAAGGGGGCTCCCGATGA